CATAAGTGAACGATAGCTTAGTTAAGGATGGTCTGTCGCGCTGTAGTTGGTGCGAGAGTAGTGAGTTGTATCGCCAGTATCATGATCAAGAATGGGGCGTGGCCGTGTTTGATGATCGTGAATTGTTTGAAATGCTAAATCTTGAAGGTGCGCAAGCCGGTTTAAGCTGGATTACTGTATTGAAAAAGCGTGAGAATTATCGTGATGCATTCGACCAGTTCGATCCGGTCAAAATAGCTCAGTACGATGAGGCTAAGCGTGGTGAGTTGTTAGCTAATGCCGGGATTATTAGAAATAAGCTTAAGGTGAATGCCTTCATTGTAAATGCCCAACTCTATTTAGAGATGCAGTCGTTGGCTGAGAAAAATGCCGGCCCGACATTTTCGGAGTTTCTGTGGTCGTTTGTTGACGGCAAGCCCATTGTGAATACGCCAAGTTCTTTGTCTGAGGTGCCAGCCACTACCGCACAGTCGGATGCAATGAGCAAAGCGTTGAAAAAACGTGGATTTAAGTTCGTTGGTTCAACTATTTGTTATGCGTTTATGCAAGCCTGTGGCATGGTTGTTGATCACACCCAAGATTGTTTTCGGTTTAACAAAGAAGCTAAGTAACCCCATTAGCGGCTGTTTGACTGAGCTAACATGAGATAGTTAGGTTAATGCTAAAGCCCACGCTAATACCACGATAACTAGGCTAAGTGTCGCAAAAACTCCTTGGGCGGGTACGGTGCTCTCCATACGTCGCAGTACTGTCATCCAGACTAGCGCGGTCATGCAGCCACTAAAATAGCCTGTGAGGTGTGCCAT
This sequence is a window from Arenicella xantha. Protein-coding genes within it:
- a CDS encoding DNA-3-methyladenine glycosylase I; this encodes MSRCSWCESSELYRQYHDQEWGVAVFDDRELFEMLNLEGAQAGLSWITVLKKRENYRDAFDQFDPVKIAQYDEAKRGELLANAGIIRNKLKVNAFIVNAQLYLEMQSLAEKNAGPTFSEFLWSFVDGKPIVNTPSSLSEVPATTAQSDAMSKALKKRGFKFVGSTICYAFMQACGMVVDHTQDCFRFNKEAK